A stretch of the Tautonia marina genome encodes the following:
- a CDS encoding cysteine hydrolase family protein produces MKTALLVIDVQNDYFSGGKFPLWKPEATLQSIEHAIAKAKSVGMPVILVQHVVTPAASAPFFGEGTEGAALHPRIQAAAPDAPIVVKQSADSFRDTTLDDTLQQLGITELLVCGMMTHNCVTHTALSRAAEKYHVRILPDCCTTVDEMIHALSLSALSDRLPLVPSDQAIEG; encoded by the coding sequence ATGAAGACCGCATTACTCGTCATCGACGTCCAGAACGACTACTTCTCCGGCGGCAAGTTCCCCCTCTGGAAGCCGGAAGCGACGCTCCAATCGATCGAGCACGCCATTGCCAAGGCGAAATCCGTCGGCATGCCGGTCATCCTCGTCCAGCACGTCGTCACCCCGGCCGCCTCGGCCCCCTTCTTCGGCGAGGGGACCGAAGGAGCCGCCCTCCACCCCCGCATCCAGGCCGCCGCCCCCGACGCCCCGATCGTCGTCAAGCAATCGGCCGACAGCTTCCGCGACACCACCCTCGACGACACCCTCCAGCAGCTCGGCATCACCGAGCTGCTCGTCTGCGGCATGATGACCCACAACTGCGTCACCCACACCGCCCTCTCCCGGGCCGCCGAGAAGTACCACGTCCGCATCCTCCCCGACTGCTGCACCACCGTCGACGAGATGATCCACGCCCTCTCCCTCTCCGCCCTCTCCGACCGCCTTCCCCTCGTCCCCTCCGACCAGGCCATCGAAGGCTGA
- a CDS encoding fasciclin domain-containing protein: MSAYDSGNPVIEVLRRRTPDALGFTIHYVLVFYDPECLHQEVEVSMLARFVAAPVVLAALCVLPMGTLGPQAAAQGPPRASEPTIVDIALAVNEETGEFSTLIAALVEADLVEVLDGRRQFTVFAPTDEAFATLGLNAGNIGTLPVEALTNILLYHVSPGERFAEDVISSTRIRTVSKGFTFPSVTADGVFINQSKILAVDIDASNGVIHIIDTVLLP, translated from the coding sequence GTGAGTGCCTACGACAGTGGGAACCCGGTGATCGAGGTGCTGCGAAGGCGGACGCCCGATGCACTTGGGTTCACCATTCATTACGTGCTGGTATTTTACGATCCAGAATGCTTGCATCAGGAGGTTGAGGTTTCCATGCTCGCCCGATTCGTTGCTGCGCCAGTGGTTCTTGCTGCCCTGTGTGTTCTTCCGATGGGGACCCTTGGCCCGCAGGCCGCGGCTCAGGGGCCGCCCCGGGCCTCGGAACCGACGATTGTGGACATCGCTCTGGCGGTGAACGAGGAGACGGGGGAATTCTCGACACTCATCGCCGCCCTGGTCGAGGCCGATCTGGTCGAGGTGCTGGATGGGCGTCGGCAGTTCACGGTTTTCGCTCCCACCGACGAGGCCTTTGCAACGCTGGGGCTGAATGCCGGGAACATCGGCACGCTGCCGGTTGAGGCGCTCACGAACATCTTGCTGTACCACGTGTCGCCCGGCGAACGCTTTGCCGAGGACGTGATTTCCTCGACGCGCATTCGGACGGTGAGCAAGGGCTTCACCTTCCCGAGCGTGACCGCGGATGGCGTGTTCATCAATCAGAGCAAGATTCTTGCGGTGGATATTGATGCGAGCAACGGCGTGATCCACATCATCGATACGGTCTTACTCCCCTGA
- a CDS encoding DUF2784 domain-containing protein, which produces MIFRILADAVLVLHLAFILLVIFGGLLVLRWPKVAWIHLPVATWGALIEFMDWRCPLTPLEKSLRRLSGEAGYEGGFIEHYLLPLIYPGALTPTVQVMLGLGVILINTAIYGYIFYRSRRSTS; this is translated from the coding sequence ATGATCTTCCGCATCCTTGCCGACGCCGTCCTCGTCCTGCACCTTGCCTTCATTCTTCTTGTGATCTTCGGCGGCCTGCTCGTCCTGCGCTGGCCCAAGGTCGCCTGGATCCACCTCCCGGTCGCCACCTGGGGAGCGCTCATCGAGTTCATGGACTGGCGCTGCCCGCTCACTCCCCTGGAGAAATCCCTGCGACGCCTGAGCGGCGAGGCCGGCTACGAGGGCGGTTTCATCGAGCACTACCTTCTCCCCCTTATCTATCCCGGCGCATTAACCCCGACCGTCCAGGTCATGCTGGGCCTCGGCGTCATCCTCATCAACACAGCGATTTATGGATACATTTTCTACCGAAGCCGACGCTCAACGTCGTGA
- a CDS encoding porin, producing the protein MTDFRSRRRRRIAGVIAAALLAWPEGGIGQEPTVEERLRRLEEMNTSLMEQNRLLLERLDTLSTKYDEVMRVVGPSLDPAVEPAQEPGLPPIPGPSPIGPMGEPATPVSPEEAPEAGGTPALPMPAPAGVGGGAFRAYQTEILGPRGEPATQTDTRDAPIEPPEEGGKFPLEAFYDEGFVLGSDDEKVPYLLKTNIRMQFRHTGFRRSRLFWIDSAGIVRPIRNRQDFEIERGRLSFEGFFYDPDLQYYLNLDFDTDDQHVAIAHDFWINYRFNRALDVYIGKAFVPGSRSWLEGSTRTQFADRSMATTFFRPDRSVGIWALGEPVEKVFYRVMLANGFNTTDLTFEEINEQPAYSGSLWSEVIGDFGRGFSDLEWHERLALRLGNSLTYAPGSQAGILFEPVSEQNFVRLSDGTPLFEPGALAPGVTVNDFDITLYAIDAALKYRGLSINAEYYLRWLDDIQGNGPLPITRLFDYGYYVQGGYFVVRERVELIARHSQVNGRFGNGAEYALGLNWFINRTHYAKFTFDATWLDAIPAQNSGPNYRAGDSGIMFRSQLQLAF; encoded by the coding sequence ATGACGGATTTCCGAAGCAGGCGGAGACGACGCATCGCCGGGGTGATCGCCGCTGCGCTGCTGGCCTGGCCCGAGGGGGGGATCGGCCAGGAGCCGACGGTTGAGGAGCGTCTGCGCCGCCTGGAGGAGATGAATACGAGCCTGATGGAGCAGAATCGGCTGCTGCTGGAACGGCTCGATACGCTCTCGACGAAGTACGACGAGGTGATGCGGGTGGTCGGCCCGAGCCTGGATCCTGCCGTCGAGCCGGCGCAGGAGCCAGGGTTGCCGCCGATCCCTGGGCCGAGTCCGATCGGCCCGATGGGGGAGCCGGCGACCCCCGTCTCGCCGGAGGAGGCCCCCGAGGCAGGGGGGACGCCGGCCCTGCCGATGCCCGCGCCGGCCGGGGTCGGCGGCGGGGCGTTTCGCGCCTATCAGACCGAGATCCTTGGCCCTCGGGGGGAGCCGGCCACCCAGACCGACACCCGGGACGCGCCGATCGAGCCGCCCGAGGAGGGGGGGAAGTTCCCGCTGGAGGCGTTTTACGACGAGGGGTTCGTCCTCGGTTCGGACGACGAGAAGGTCCCTTATCTGCTGAAGACGAACATCCGGATGCAGTTTCGGCACACGGGATTCCGCCGGTCGCGGCTGTTCTGGATCGACTCGGCCGGGATTGTGCGGCCGATCCGGAATCGCCAGGACTTTGAGATCGAGCGGGGTCGGCTGTCGTTCGAGGGGTTCTTCTATGATCCGGACTTGCAGTATTACCTGAACCTCGATTTTGACACCGATGACCAGCACGTGGCGATCGCGCACGACTTCTGGATCAACTACCGGTTCAACCGAGCGCTGGATGTTTATATTGGCAAGGCGTTCGTGCCGGGGAGCCGGTCGTGGCTGGAGGGCTCGACGCGGACCCAGTTCGCTGATCGATCGATGGCCACGACCTTCTTCCGCCCTGATCGAAGCGTGGGGATCTGGGCGCTCGGCGAGCCGGTGGAGAAGGTCTTCTACCGGGTGATGCTCGCCAACGGGTTCAACACGACCGACCTGACGTTCGAGGAGATCAATGAGCAGCCGGCGTACTCCGGGTCGCTGTGGTCGGAGGTCATCGGCGACTTCGGCCGGGGCTTCTCGGACCTGGAATGGCACGAGCGGCTCGCCCTCCGGCTGGGCAACAGCCTGACGTACGCGCCCGGGTCGCAGGCCGGGATTCTGTTCGAGCCGGTCAGCGAGCAGAACTTCGTCCGCCTGTCGGACGGCACCCCCCTGTTCGAGCCCGGGGCGCTCGCGCCGGGGGTGACGGTCAACGATTTCGACATCACCCTGTACGCCATCGACGCGGCCCTGAAGTACCGTGGCCTGAGCATCAACGCCGAGTACTACCTCCGCTGGCTCGACGACATCCAGGGCAATGGCCCGCTGCCGATCACCCGGCTGTTCGATTACGGCTACTACGTGCAGGGGGGCTACTTCGTCGTTCGGGAGCGGGTGGAGCTGATCGCGCGGCACTCGCAGGTCAACGGGCGGTTCGGCAACGGAGCGGAATACGCGCTCGGCCTCAACTGGTTCATCAACCGCACGCACTACGCGAAATTTACGTTCGACGCGACCTGGCTGGATGCGATCCCCGCCCAGAACAGCGGGCCGAACTACCGGGCGGGTGATTCGGGGATCATGTTCCGCTCTCAGTTGCAACTGGCGTTCTGA
- a CDS encoding DUF1501 domain-containing protein: MSLDPRGPRRPLTRRQMLGRTGAGFGLLGLAGAMETAGLLAPSAAQGATATGLGGLHHPAKAKRVIFLFMNGAPSHVDTFDPKPALAKYAGEAPSADKFKLERNNKGGTFMPSPFRFRPHGESGVVMSELFPHLSHFADDLCVLRGMHTDTPNHEPGLLLMHSGHQQPTRPSLGSWLSYGLGSENTNLPPFVVLCPGLPVVGPQLWSSAFLPGEHQGMSVNTSDLDVHKMIAHLKHSKLDRAEQRKQLDLIQQMNDLHRASRPHESALDAQISSLELAFQMQTEAGEAFDLSREPDRLRETYGRTTFGQSCLLARRLVERDVRVVQVYYVDGQNKQPWDTHSANDRGHRRLCADADRATAALLGDLKARGLLDDTLVIWGGEFGRTPYSEPAKKGDPGRDHHHTGFSMFLAGGGVKGGYTHGATDEFGMHAVEGRMHVHDLHATALHLLGVDHERLTYRYSGRDFRLTDVYGSVIHDVIA, from the coding sequence ATGAGCCTCGACCCCCGCGGCCCCCGCCGGCCCTTGACCCGTCGCCAGATGCTCGGACGCACCGGGGCCGGGTTCGGCCTGCTCGGCCTGGCCGGTGCGATGGAAACCGCCGGCCTGCTTGCCCCCTCGGCCGCTCAGGGAGCGACCGCCACCGGGCTCGGCGGTCTGCACCACCCTGCGAAGGCCAAGCGGGTCATTTTCCTGTTCATGAATGGTGCCCCGTCGCACGTCGATACGTTCGACCCCAAGCCCGCCCTGGCGAAGTATGCGGGCGAGGCCCCCTCGGCCGACAAGTTCAAGCTGGAGCGGAACAACAAGGGGGGGACCTTCATGCCCTCCCCCTTCCGCTTCCGCCCCCACGGCGAGAGCGGCGTGGTGATGAGCGAGTTGTTCCCGCATCTCTCTCACTTCGCCGACGACCTCTGCGTCCTGCGCGGCATGCACACCGACACGCCGAACCACGAGCCGGGCCTGTTGCTCATGCACTCCGGCCACCAGCAGCCAACCCGGCCCAGCCTCGGCTCCTGGCTCTCCTATGGCCTCGGGTCCGAGAACACCAACCTGCCCCCCTTCGTGGTCCTCTGCCCCGGTTTACCGGTCGTCGGGCCGCAGCTCTGGTCGAGCGCCTTCCTGCCGGGCGAACATCAAGGCATGTCAGTCAATACGTCCGACCTCGATGTGCATAAAATGATCGCCCACCTGAAGCACTCGAAGCTCGACCGGGCCGAGCAGCGCAAGCAACTCGACCTCATCCAGCAGATGAACGATCTGCACCGCGCCAGCCGCCCCCACGAATCGGCCCTCGATGCTCAAATCTCCTCCCTCGAACTCGCCTTCCAGATGCAGACCGAGGCGGGCGAGGCGTTCGACCTCTCCCGAGAACCCGATCGCCTCCGCGAGACCTACGGCCGCACCACCTTCGGCCAGTCGTGCCTGCTGGCCCGCCGCCTGGTCGAGCGCGACGTCCGCGTGGTGCAGGTCTACTACGTCGATGGCCAGAACAAGCAGCCCTGGGATACCCACTCGGCCAACGATCGGGGGCACCGCCGCCTCTGTGCCGACGCCGACCGCGCCACCGCCGCCCTGCTCGGCGACCTGAAGGCCCGCGGCCTGCTCGATGACACCCTGGTCATCTGGGGCGGCGAGTTCGGCCGCACCCCCTATTCCGAACCGGCCAAGAAGGGGGACCCCGGCCGCGACCACCACCACACGGGCTTCTCCATGTTCCTGGCCGGTGGCGGCGTGAAGGGCGGTTACACCCACGGCGCGACCGACGAATTCGGCATGCACGCCGTCGAAGGCCGCATGCATGTTCACGACCTCCACGCCACCGCCCTGCACCTGCTGGGGGTCGACCACGAGCGGCTCACCTACCGCTACTCGGGCCGCGACTTCCGCCTGACCGACGTCTACGGATCGGTCATCCACGACGTGATCGCCTGA
- a CDS encoding sulfatase-like hydrolase/transferase — MISNFSAIPIAFYSAVFLQGTFASAQEAADAHRPPNILLILIDDLGYADIGCFGNQTNQTPHIDRLAAEGLRFTDFHSNGPMCSATRAALLTGRYQNRFGRAFEGALDAERDHAIGLPLDEITIAEALKPAGYASGLFGKWHLGYQAPFLPTRQGFDEFRGLLTGDGDHHSHISRSGDPDWWVGETLAFEPGYSVDLITRDSIDFIERHRNQPFFLLVSHLAIHFPWQGPNEPAHRQQGHDYNTLSKLGPHPPGAVGPVVREMVEAIDQSVGQLIDTLKQLDLDRSTLVIFTSDNGGYRHYGDRFHGEISDNGPLRGQKGELFEGGHRVPALAWWPGRIAPGVTSETVMTMDLLPTVLDLAQPDPIADAPPLDGLSLAPLLLRREPLPERPLFWRNGAATAVRLGPWKLLTVDGRPLLFHLAADPSESHNLSATDPSRVSHLSARLNAWQDEMDRPRTPAPQPLPTNP; from the coding sequence ATGATTTCGAATTTTTCTGCAATTCCAATCGCGTTCTACTCTGCCGTTTTCTTGCAAGGCACCTTCGCCTCGGCCCAGGAGGCTGCCGACGCCCACCGCCCTCCTAACATCCTGCTCATCCTCATCGACGACCTCGGCTATGCCGACATCGGCTGTTTCGGCAACCAAACCAACCAGACACCGCACATCGACCGCCTCGCCGCCGAAGGGCTTCGCTTCACCGACTTTCATTCCAATGGCCCGATGTGTTCGGCAACCCGGGCCGCCTTGCTCACCGGACGCTACCAGAACCGGTTCGGCCGCGCCTTCGAAGGGGCGCTCGACGCCGAACGCGACCACGCCATCGGCTTGCCGCTCGACGAAATCACCATCGCCGAGGCCCTGAAACCCGCCGGCTACGCCTCGGGCCTGTTCGGCAAGTGGCACCTCGGCTACCAGGCACCGTTCCTCCCCACCCGGCAAGGCTTCGACGAGTTCCGCGGCCTGCTGACCGGAGACGGGGATCATCACTCGCACATCAGCCGATCGGGCGACCCCGACTGGTGGGTCGGCGAAACCCTGGCCTTCGAACCGGGTTATAGTGTTGATCTCATCACGCGAGACAGCATCGATTTCATCGAACGGCACCGGAATCAACCCTTTTTCCTGCTCGTCTCCCACCTGGCCATCCACTTCCCCTGGCAAGGCCCCAACGAGCCCGCGCACCGTCAGCAAGGGCACGATTACAACACCCTCAGCAAGCTCGGCCCTCACCCTCCCGGCGCCGTCGGGCCGGTGGTCCGGGAGATGGTCGAGGCGATCGATCAGAGCGTCGGCCAGCTCATCGACACATTGAAACAACTCGATCTCGACCGTTCCACCCTGGTGATCTTCACTTCCGACAACGGCGGCTACCGCCACTACGGCGACCGCTTCCACGGCGAGATCTCCGACAACGGCCCTTTGCGCGGTCAGAAAGGCGAGTTGTTCGAAGGCGGCCACCGTGTCCCGGCCCTCGCCTGGTGGCCCGGGCGGATTGCCCCCGGTGTCACCTCCGAAACCGTGATGACGATGGACCTCCTCCCCACCGTCCTCGACCTCGCCCAGCCCGACCCGATCGCGGACGCCCCCCCACTCGACGGCCTCTCGCTCGCCCCGCTCCTCCTCCGCCGCGAACCGCTGCCGGAGCGCCCGTTGTTCTGGCGCAACGGAGCCGCAACCGCCGTCCGCCTCGGCCCCTGGAAACTCCTGACTGTCGACGGCCGCCCCCTCCTGTTCCACCTCGCCGCCGACCCGTCCGAATCGCACAACCTCTCGGCTACCGATCCGTCCCGCGTCTCCCACCTCTCCGCGCGACTCAACGCCTGGCAAGACGAGATGGACCGTCCCCGTACTCCAGCGCCACAACCTTTGCCCACCAACCCGTAA
- a CDS encoding DUF4258 domain-containing protein, with protein MKGELFEIIRRLVAEDRYLVGNHASERLEERGILEWQAVSGLDDGSLIVEHPNATPHPTVEVREALPDGTEF; from the coding sequence TTGAAGGGGGAACTCTTCGAAATCATTCGACGCCTCGTTGCGGAAGACCGTTACCTCGTGGGAAACCACGCTTCCGAACGTCTGGAAGAACGAGGTATCCTGGAGTGGCAAGCCGTCTCCGGCCTTGATGACGGCTCGTTGATCGTCGAACACCCCAACGCGACACCTCACCCGACCGTCGAGGTCCGCGAGGCATTGCCGGATGGCACCGAGTTCTAG
- a CDS encoding cation:proton antiporter, with translation MHEDVLLQLAAIVVLGIGAQWVAWRLNLPAILLLLLAGLLAGPAAEWLELGRLIDPAALLGDALTPIVSLSVAVILFEGGLTLKLADLRASGAVIRNLVTLGAGITWLVASVAGRYLIGVPWPLAILLGAILVVTGPTVIGPLLRHVRPSGGSGPILMWEGIVIDPIGAVLAVLVFEVIGTAEGPGSGLSVLIWGGVITALVGLLLGLIGARALTWVLGRYWVPDYLHNPVALMVVVATFTLSDMIREESGLLTVTVLGVVLANQRSVSIRHIAEFKESLTVLLVSVLFVVLAARLSSDQIAAVGLKSVLFTIVLIVVARPLSVLASTVGTGLGWADRLFLMGMAPRGIVAAAVASVFALRLGESGIEGADRLVPAVFTVIIGTVVVYGLASVPLARRLGLTGGRVGYLIAGANPLGLAIARALRAEDLPVLLVDTRTDRLNSADHEGIPTLNASILSPFVRERIDAGRIGRLLALTPNEEVNSLAALHFTSLFGRQNVFQLTPEPHGAARSPKNHDADPEPDLAVPLTAQIEAADVHEAGRSVALELHGRVLFGAGMTFRHLESLFHAGATVERLDLGENEPTATFTDRFGPKAVPLLIIDDSGDVIPVTATPRPDARAPRAVIGLVPRDHQARS, from the coding sequence ATGCACGAAGATGTCTTGCTGCAGCTTGCGGCGATTGTCGTTCTGGGAATCGGGGCGCAGTGGGTGGCCTGGCGCCTCAATCTGCCGGCCATTCTCTTGCTCTTGCTCGCCGGTCTGCTGGCCGGCCCCGCAGCCGAATGGCTCGAACTCGGCCGCCTGATCGATCCTGCCGCCTTGCTGGGCGACGCGCTCACGCCCATCGTTTCGCTTTCGGTCGCGGTGATCCTCTTCGAAGGGGGGTTAACGCTCAAGCTGGCCGACCTGCGAGCCTCGGGCGCGGTGATCCGCAATCTGGTCACGCTCGGAGCGGGAATCACCTGGCTGGTGGCCTCCGTGGCCGGGCGGTATCTGATCGGCGTCCCCTGGCCCCTGGCCATCTTGCTCGGGGCAATCCTCGTCGTGACCGGGCCGACGGTCATCGGCCCGTTACTCCGTCATGTCCGGCCGTCGGGCGGTTCGGGGCCGATTCTGATGTGGGAAGGGATCGTCATCGACCCGATCGGCGCGGTGCTGGCCGTGCTTGTTTTTGAGGTGATCGGCACGGCCGAAGGCCCAGGATCGGGCCTTTCGGTCCTGATCTGGGGAGGGGTGATCACGGCCCTCGTCGGCCTGCTGCTCGGGCTGATCGGAGCGAGGGCCCTCACCTGGGTTCTCGGGCGCTACTGGGTGCCCGACTACCTGCACAATCCCGTGGCCTTGATGGTCGTCGTGGCCACGTTCACCCTTTCCGACATGATCCGAGAGGAGTCGGGCCTCTTGACCGTCACCGTCCTGGGCGTGGTCCTGGCCAATCAGCGGTCGGTGTCGATCCGGCACATCGCCGAGTTCAAGGAAAGCCTCACCGTCCTGCTCGTCTCGGTCCTGTTCGTGGTTCTGGCCGCGCGGTTGTCGTCCGACCAGATCGCGGCGGTCGGGCTGAAAAGCGTGCTGTTCACGATCGTCCTGATCGTCGTGGCCCGGCCACTCTCGGTCCTGGCCTCGACGGTGGGTACCGGCCTCGGCTGGGCCGATCGGCTCTTTTTGATGGGCATGGCCCCTCGGGGAATCGTCGCCGCAGCCGTGGCGTCAGTCTTTGCGCTGCGACTGGGCGAAAGCGGCATTGAAGGGGCCGATCGTCTCGTTCCGGCCGTCTTCACGGTCATCATCGGCACGGTGGTCGTCTACGGCCTGGCCTCGGTGCCATTGGCGCGTCGGCTCGGGCTGACCGGCGGTCGGGTCGGGTATCTGATCGCCGGGGCGAACCCGCTCGGGCTGGCCATCGCGCGCGCCCTCCGGGCCGAGGATCTTCCCGTCTTGCTCGTCGATACCCGAACCGACCGCCTCAACTCGGCCGATCACGAAGGCATCCCGACCCTGAACGCCAGCATCCTCTCGCCGTTTGTCCGCGAGCGGATCGACGCCGGCCGCATCGGCCGATTGCTCGCCCTGACTCCCAACGAGGAAGTCAACAGCCTGGCCGCCTTGCACTTTACCAGCCTCTTCGGCCGCCAAAACGTCTTCCAGCTCACTCCCGAACCCCACGGCGCGGCCCGGTCGCCGAAGAATCACGATGCCGACCCCGAGCCCGACCTCGCTGTCCCCCTGACCGCTCAGATCGAGGCGGCCGACGTGCACGAGGCCGGCCGATCGGTCGCGCTGGAGTTGCATGGGCGCGTCCTCTTTGGTGCCGGCATGACCTTCCGACACCTCGAATCCCTGTTTCACGCCGGCGCGACCGTCGAGCGGCTCGACCTCGGCGAGAACGAGCCGACGGCCACCTTCACCGATCGGTTCGGCCCCAAGGCCGTTCCGCTCCTGATCATCGACGACAGCGGCGACGTGATTCCGGTCACCGCCACCCCCCGCCCCGACGCCCGAGCCCCTCGGGCCGTTATCGGTCTCGTCCCTCGCGATCACCAGGCCCGATCCTGA
- a CDS encoding DUF1501 domain-containing protein: MPAPACLGPLRRREFLRLGSLALGGLGLSDLLAARANANGLPSDPDTSVILFWMWGGPSQFETWDPKPDAPAEYRGPFNPIATNVPGMDFCEVFPLQAKLGDKVSIVRSLHHTMSAHNDGSIELLTGKTPSPPDPTSTSKSEHPDFGMVASHVRGLRPDGLPRYVGIPRQPFMTRPTYLGVTHSAFATGDPSAPDFRPPALALVGGINGQRLDDRRGLLSQFDGFRRGLDARPDADADPFREAALQMLTNPGVASAFDLSREDPRLRDRYGRHLWGQACLLARRLAEAGSTVITIDALAPTLSDRYFSWDDHINVQTRWDLGDATRYRSPFMDQALSALIEDVYARSLDRKILIVACGEFGRTPRLAQADGLIGRDHWPDAMAALVSGGGLTTGQVIGSTNSRGEYPTERPLSPQDLLATIYHHLGIPPHLEFPDFTGRPIPLLPHGEPIRELI; this comes from the coding sequence ATGCCCGCCCCGGCCTGTCTTGGACCGCTCCGACGCCGCGAGTTCCTCCGTCTCGGCTCGCTCGCCCTGGGCGGCCTGGGCCTCTCCGACCTACTCGCCGCCCGGGCCAATGCGAACGGCCTCCCTTCTGACCCCGACACCTCCGTCATCCTCTTCTGGATGTGGGGCGGCCCCAGCCAGTTCGAAACCTGGGACCCAAAGCCCGACGCCCCCGCCGAGTACCGTGGCCCCTTCAACCCCATCGCCACCAATGTCCCCGGCATGGACTTCTGCGAGGTCTTCCCGCTCCAGGCGAAGCTCGGCGACAAGGTCTCGATCGTCCGGTCGCTCCACCACACCATGTCGGCCCATAACGACGGCTCGATCGAGCTGTTGACCGGCAAGACGCCCAGCCCCCCCGACCCCACCTCCACCTCGAAGTCCGAGCACCCCGACTTCGGCATGGTCGCCAGCCATGTCCGCGGCCTTCGCCCCGATGGCCTCCCGCGCTACGTCGGCATTCCCCGCCAGCCGTTCATGACCCGGCCGACCTACCTCGGCGTCACCCACTCCGCCTTCGCCACCGGCGACCCCTCGGCCCCCGACTTCCGCCCCCCTGCCCTCGCCCTCGTCGGCGGGATTAACGGCCAGCGCCTCGACGACCGCCGCGGCCTCCTCTCCCAGTTCGACGGCTTCCGCCGCGGCCTCGATGCCCGCCCCGACGCCGACGCCGACCCCTTCCGCGAGGCCGCGCTCCAGATGCTCACCAATCCTGGTGTGGCCTCCGCCTTCGACCTCTCCCGTGAAGACCCCCGCCTCCGCGACCGCTACGGCCGCCACCTCTGGGGCCAGGCCTGCCTGCTCGCCCGCCGCCTGGCCGAGGCCGGCTCCACCGTCATCACCATCGACGCGCTGGCCCCCACCCTCTCCGACCGCTACTTCTCGTGGGATGATCACATCAACGTCCAAACCCGCTGGGATCTCGGCGACGCCACCCGCTACCGCTCCCCCTTCATGGACCAGGCCCTCTCCGCTCTGATCGAAGACGTTTACGCCCGCAGCCTCGACCGCAAAATTCTCATCGTCGCCTGCGGCGAGTTCGGCCGCACCCCCCGACTCGCCCAGGCCGACGGCCTCATCGGCCGCGACCACTGGCCCGACGCCATGGCCGCCCTCGTCAGCGGCGGCGGCCTGACCACCGGCCAGGTCATCGGCTCCACCAACTCCCGCGGAGAATACCCCACCGAACGCCCCCTCTCCCCCCAGGATCTCCTCGCCACGATCTACCACCACCTCGGCATCCCCCCCCACCTCGAATTCCCCGACTTCACCGGCCGCCCCATCCCCCTCCTCCCCCACGGCGAGCCCATCCGGGAACTGATTTGA